CTCTTTTTGCCAGTGTTGCTCTTGCCAATCAGTGCAGCAGCTCAATAAAACCAGCAGCTCATTGAAGTacccagagcctctgcagcaccatcctctgctgccaccagctttggttgttttgttttttttaaataatgtattttataaaaacacCTGCTATTAATATTCCACTGGAGCTCAAAGTGGCTCAGCTTGGGGCAAAGGCACAATTAAAACACCGTGTTTTCCTACAGGACTCCGCATTTATGGTTTGTAGAACAATAGAAATGTACAGCACCAATCCTTGGGTGGGAGGGGATGCGTGTAGGAATGAGTCCTCAGAGCCCCTCTGCAGGGGCTCTCGAGTTTTTCACCTTTCCCCCAGCAATTGGTTTGGAATCTTTTCTCTCCGTCTTCCCCTTCTCCGGCACGCTCCCACTTCCTATCAGCTGACCATGGGCTCCACATCCGTCTCTCTGTCCAAATCGTCCTGAATTTCGTCTGTGTTTCCTGAGTCGCTGCTGGCTACGGAGCTGGGGGATGGagaattcctgcagggaaacGCGGGGAAAGGTGCAgccaaaaaattaattatcagtggcagaagggagaaaaaaaaaagtcttaaaaagaaaacagtcacTTTCCCTTCCCAGTGCTATTTAACCCCCCCTTTATTAACATTAAACATTGGCATTTCCCCGAGCTATTGAAAAACCCCTTTAATAACATTAAACTTGGGGTTTGCAGTAAATATCAGTAGTAAAATCAAGGTGCCACATCACCCATCCCCTACAGAGGCTTCTCCAGGTGATGGGGAAATGGGCAGCAAGGACTCTCAGCATCCCTAATACCCAGAGCCCTGAAAATTGAAAGTTTATCATCTTGTTCTACTGGGGTTGAGCAAGAGATAAGAGAAATCCCTCACAGTGTAAGGTTCTTAACGCATGAGAAGATTAAGAAACAAGTTCCTCACGTAAGTCCAGAGTCGAGATTTAATTTGGGGCTTTCAGAGTTCTAAATCTGAGATGTTAAAGACTGGAAGTCCacccgagctgcagctgcctgtgttcaggagcagctgctgggcccCTGGAGCTGACACACGGTGCAGGACCCCCCACTCTGCTGCAGACCCCCTTTAGGGGCTGGTCCTGGCACAGCACATTCTCCAAAGGACATGTCACCTCTCCAGGAAGCGGCAGGGTTGCCTTTAGCTGGCAGGAACTGATGCTTTAAGTTTTAGCTCTCATATTTTTCAGGTTCTGTACTGCGTTGGTACATAACTCAGAACTTCACGTGGAGCgttagcaagttctcctcacagtttagtcaaacaaaataaaacaatacaaaacaaaacaaaacaaaatccttgtCCAGCCCCAGAACCAAGGTCACTACTGCAGCTTCAGGCCCCAAAAAGTATCAACAACAGCGAGCTGGGGGAGAGAAAACCGGGAGGATGTGACTCCAtcacctgaagctgtaattggacaattaaatgCAAAGGAaccaaacttataaaagtgtgaaaactcgtGACCTGtggtccatcttgggtgtagccttgGCCAGGCTCCTGTACTGCACAATGTGAATCCTTTGAAGGGCATTTTAGTAGATACCTGCTTTATTTCTATTATTCTGGCTAGCCTGTGTTCTAGGCAGCCTCTGCAGGcatcaggagcaggagggagtgagctcctggagagaggagtgagctcctggagagagtgagtgagctcctggagagagtgagtgagctcctggagagaggagtgagctcctggagtgaggagtgagctcctggagagagtgagtgagctcctggagagaggagtgagctcctggagagaggagtgagctcctggagagtgagtgagctcctggagagagtgagtgagctcctggagagaggagtgagctcctggagagagtgagtgagctcctggagagaggagtgagctcctggagagagtgagtgagctcctggagagagtgagtgagctcctggagtgaggagtgagctcctggagagaggattgagccccaggagagaggattgagctcctggagagaggagtgagctcctggagtgaggagtgagctcctggagagagtgagtgagctcctggagtgaggagtgagctcctggagtgaggagtgagctcctggagagaggagtgagctcctggagtgaggagtgagctcctggagagaggatTGAACCccaggagagaggagtgagctcctggagtgaggagtgagctcctggagagtgagtgagctcctggagagaggagtgagctcctggagtgaggagtgagctcctggagagagtgAGTGAGCCcctggagagaggagtgagctcctggagagagtgtgtgagctcctggagtgaggagtgagctcctggagagaggagtgagctcctggagagagtgAGTGAGCTCCTGGGAGGAGTGAGTTCCTGGAGAGAGGGAATGAACCCTTGGAGAGAGTGAGTGAGCTCCTGGGGACAGTGAGCTCCTGGGGACAGTGAGCTCCTGGGGACAGTGAGCTCCTGGGGGCAGTGAGCTCCTGAGGGCagtgagctcctggagggaaTGAACTCCTGAGGACAGTGAGCTCCTGGGGACAGTGAGCTCCTGGGGACAGTGAGCTCCTGGGGACAGTGAGTCCCTGGGGACAGTGAGCTCCTGAGGACAGTGAGCTCCTGGGGACAGTGAGCTCCTGGGGACAGTGAGCTCCTGGGGGCAGTGAGCCCCTGGAGGCAGTGAGTCCCTGGAGGCAGTGAACCCCTGGGGCCCAGAGGAACTCCTGGGGCCCAGAGGAGGCCGTTACCTGTCAGCTGAGCCCTTGATGAGCCTCCGGCAGGTTTCCATCTGCACGTCCAGGCCCCGTTTCATGCTGCACATCTCCATGTACTCGTGCAGGTGCCGGTTCATGTCGCTCTTGGCCGTGGccagttccagctgcaggaaagaagGGCAAAGAAAGGGATTCAGCTGAGGTGCAGTGTTGGACAATCCACACAGGCCCAGGAGTGCTCAGGAATGTGAGGATCGAATTAGAACCTTCAGAGaaactaaaatacataaatccaCGCAGACCCGAGGTAGAAATGCAGGtctagttttaaataaatagaggatttttaaacaaataagaGCCTCTGTCGGTAAGCAAGAAAAAGATCTAATACCTAGTTCGAAGTTGAGTAGCTTTGCCTTTTGCAAAGTTAGTTAAATTCTAGccataacaaaaataatgtagCCTTGGTAATAATTCCTAGGTAGAACAGACAGAGCTATATGCTCCAGAATTTGTGTAAGAATTCACAAAAATTGTCGCACATCAATTTTAGCTTAGGATAGGCCCAA
The window above is part of the Hirundo rustica isolate bHirRus1 unplaced genomic scaffold, bHirRus1.pri.v3 scaffold_367_arrow_ctg1, whole genome shotgun sequence genome. Proteins encoded here:
- the LOC120747984 gene encoding intermediate filament family orphan 2, whose amino-acid sequence is RETFDFDDDCDSLTWEENEETLLLWEDFTNCNPSIDLQGEEENLGNLIHETESFFKTRDKEYQETIGQIELELATAKSDMNRHLHEYMEMCSMKRGLDVQMETCRRLIKGSADRNSPSPSSVASSDSGNTDEIQDDLDRETDVEPMVS